The Vespula pensylvanica isolate Volc-1 chromosome 14, ASM1446617v1, whole genome shotgun sequence sequence CACGTACTTGTGAGTAGTTAAGTAGTATTGTCGAAGGACGGGTATGGTCcacgatcgttaaaaatagttttattacCGTCGATAATCGTTTTTCAAACGACTGACGTTTGtttgaaaatcaaaaaaaaataaaaataaaaaagagataataataaaacagtggaaaaagaaaaaagaacgaagggaaaagaaaaaaagaacgacctcgtcaaagagaagtaaaataaactaaaacaataatattttttataagtgTGTTATAGTCAACGTTTAATGTCGCCAAATTAAGGTGCataaggaacaaaaaagaaaagaaaagaaaaatgatttcatcgaaatataATTGGATGTACAttggtgttttttttttttcctttctttctttcttttttctatttatttcaactatatactttcaatattaaaatgatccgtatgtatatatgtatatatactccaaataaaaataaaaatcaccAGTGTCCGCGTAGCAAGTgccaacaaaaaatataatttctcgtttgaaatatcgtatctattttcaaaaaaaaaaaaaaaaagaataataaacaagaagaaaaaagtgcaAAACgagtcagaaaaaaaaagaagcgaaagaaaagaaaaatcattaaaattattattaaaggaaaaaaaaaagaaaagctccTTGATCTACCGATCACCAACCTACTTGTCACGTTAGCACTATAAAATCTCAACGATATATATCAtagtaaataagaaagaaagatcgctTTTTTCACGGAACAAAAattaggaataaaaagaatacaagaatgcaaagaaaagaaaagaaacagatgaacgaacgaatgaaaaaaaaaaaaacgggacGATATATGCATTGTCactgaacgaaaaaaaaagaaaaaaaacttgtcGAAATATCCATTTCAATTGCGAATTTAActtatcgtttttatcgtcaacattttttaatcacGCAAGCATAATACGTCATTTACTTTGAACGCGTAATACCATTCTTTTAGTTTTGTCCAAATCTccatcaataaaaataattttcttttttttttttttcttatcttttcagCTGATAACGTTATTGCTCGTGGCGTTGCAGAATAcataatcatattatataaaaagaaaaatataataacaataatcaataatcgataatcgataataataatgatgataataatagtaataataataatgataataataataataataaaaataaaaataaaaataataataataataatattaatattaataataataatattaataataattataaaacgatcgGCAAAGAGCTCGGCAAATCTTCctcgttattttttgttgttgtagGCTCATGATCCTCTTTTTCCAtcctttaatataattataataattataataataataataataataataataataataataatataattataaaataataataataataataataataataataataataataataataataatatacgttCTCTCCAACCGTACACTTGATTCGGTGGATTAGTTcccgataataaaaaaatgcaatggacgattaattaattagtgaTAGAGCATAGggcgagatagagatagtcgATCGTAAATCGTTTACAATCGATATCATATAATCGTTGGCGTGTGTAGCGCAGAAAAGGAGAGACAGGTGACCATTAAGAATTCAAAGTCAACTCTAAGAGAGAAGTTTGTCCTCAGGAATTGTCGGACTGGTTGCTGATGGTGCTGCTGATGCACGTCTCGTTGCTTCTGCTTCTCGTAATGCATCGTCGAAGCTTTGCGTTGAATTAGATCTCGAAGGCACGACTTTTGTCTatcaatcaataaaattaatattaaatatgtgaaatatatatatatatatattttcttttcgaatatcATTTGAACTTTTATTAACactgcaataaaaaaaaaaaaaaattgcattttttttcttttttataaatttttgaacCATCGCCTCAGAAACGTCCATATCATTCAGATGTAATAGAtgttatagaaataatttagtaTATAGATGGAACAGtgagagtaataataataataaatataacaaatagatAAGTaactttgtaaaattattaacccataatttaaaaaattacttcgcataaaatatatatatatatatacatattataggGAAGATGtcgaaagcaaaagaaaaatctgatCGGAGTTAATTGatcaaaaattaagaaaataaattataatgcaaagagttacatatatatatatatatatattgtacatgtacctatatataaaataaaatgtttaattaattttgtatatacttCTATCGTTGTgcttcatatattttctatactaaagttaatagaataaattatgtgttatatattacCTGTTTTCAGATACATTTACCTTAACATTTTCATATGCAGATCCAACTCTTTCTTCCAAAGAACGGAAACTATCCGAATTACGCATCTGACctaatttcatagaaatgcCACTACCAAAACCACCAAGAATGCTCGTTGTCTTCTCGGCTGTACTTTTGAAGACCGATTCCGTCTTTTGGAATCTAAATAACacaaacgaaattaattgatttacatttgtaattagaaaagataaaaaagtcaACATTAGTTTTAAACTTGTTAATACGTATCGATCTACGTCTTAAAAATAATGTGTTACATTGATCCTTTACAGATCacacgttcgttctttctcaaaCATACTTATCCAATTTAGACCTTGTATTATTTGAAACGTGAATTATCTAAATACATGATCATAGTTATAATGCTAatctaatattaatgataagcTTGCGTGATGATAATAAGTACCATGCGAGAAATAACATTGAGTGAAAATAAGCGAGATTTGTGTTTTACttgataaattgaaaaaataaaaaaaataaaaaataaatgaataaaaaaaaaacaaataagaagaaaagataaagaaaacacgagagaaaaaaaaacgaaaacgtaTCACACGATAGCGTGAAAtaagataatgatgataaaaaaaaaaaagaaaaaaaaatataaaaaaactatttaaatattattgaaacatTGAAAGGAAAGGAACGTTGGATCTTTGATAGCAGAAACTATTGTTTGCGTACTTACAAACTGTTGTCGGTAATCGCCTTGCTGAACTGACCGAGTTTCTCTCCAACGTTCTGATAACTGAATAAGAACCCAACCAAaagtcaaagaaaagaaatgttctaCGTGTCTGAATAGAGAAAGTAGGAAGaagatgtaaataaaaatggacaagtagaaaaatatgacTTTCCTCTTGTAGATACAcgtcataaaaaagaaaaaaaaaataaataaataaataagtgaataaaatcaataaaataacaatgaaaaatttttcgacaTAAACAAAACGATCAATAACGatgttaatttttgtaaaacatacacatatgtgtgtacacacacatatatatatatgtatgtatataaaaaaaatgtttaacgtTGAACTTCAACAAaacataaatatcaaatatttgtaaaacaCGAATTTAACGTCCTTGATACTCTTACTCGTTGTAAAGCTTTCTCCGAATGCCAAGCTCTCTATCGTTTCTAATATTTGCTACAAAAATGATTATGTgtaatacatgtgtatgtgtgtgtgtatgtgcctGTGGGTTTTGAAATCTAAGATCTTAGGAATTGGAAGCAGCACTTTAACGAGGAATGTTATCATCACCGaacaaatattcgaaataaaagcgATTACCCAATCTCTTTCTTCGCTATTATGAATTAATGATTGCTGATTTTTAAAAGATGGTCGAGCAAATCAATCAATCATGCTGTAATTTTTTGCTCGATACTTCTTATATACTCCTGGCACCCAAGTATATCTGCGTATAAGTACGTGTGCGTATGtgcaaatgtatatatgtatgtgtctatgtgtaCTCGTGTAAAACGATGACGAATGATAATATCAACAAGTAGAATGAAAATGAGTGTATAAGACAGACAGGTACTTTCTAtacaacacatacatacatacatacgtacgtaagtacgtatgtacgtatgtatgttcacacgcatacatacacccACTTcccacacgcatacacacaccaGCACACACGTTCAAAAGGAATCACACATACACTTGACTCTCCTTAACGTTCTTCAAGCCCTGATTCACGTCATCGGTGAGTTCTTTCCAAACGCTGATGCCCAACTTCCTCTTTAGTTCTTGAGAAACCCTCACCTTGCTCGCCAATACGTGCCTGAGTgtatttatctcttcttcgatCTACGACATATaccatgtatgtacatatatataatataatatcgtataatataatataatatatatatatatataatgataaatcatttataatatagttggatgcaaaaaaaataattgagatTTTTGTCATATTAGGAACGTAAAagtcataaattatttttctaccaAGGCAATGTTTCATCTTATTTCAttgcattaaaattttattcatattcttttagcctaatatctaatatcttttttagaaaattaatcgttacTCTTAAACATATAGCATcatctttcctattttttcttttttaatccttgAAAAAGTTATacttagtataataataagttacTTGTAGCTCAGTATAATAATGgccattaatataatataattgtagcATAGTACATGAgtaatactatttatattacatgcatatatattacaatatatataaaatattcacgaGTTTACTACTTTAATCCTGACGTATGATCTATTTACGATAAAactatctttcgttttttattatttatacaacaCGAAATAATTGTAACTTCGAAATATaatgttcattattttcatcttcaaataatctatttataataaaactatttttttattattattattatttaacacaaaataataatgaacgtctcgaatattattattattattaatatccacatcatcatcattattattttactttgttttccctctacttattttttttttaactaaatatttttgattcaaTAAAAACTAATTGTCTTATCATCTATCcactttatttactttctctctctctctctctctctatctctctctttctccccttatTAATTAGGACACTTAATTGGTACTCCAGTATCAGTGTTGAAAGACATCTATGTCACATATACTCATGTACCTTAGTAAGTTCCGCGTTCCAAACAGCTCTCTGACTTTCTTGTTCCTCCAAAGTGAGTCCTTGCAACTCGTTCGCTGCATTGTCAGctgatggagaaagagaaccaGCTGGGTGAAGAGAGGCATCCTCTCCTATGAAAACAGAAACGAGAATTGCGTTTTAGAAAATACGTTCCTTGACTCATCAACTctaatagatacatacgtacacacacgcgcgcgctataacacacatacaaatatgtataaataaccAGA is a genomic window containing:
- the LOC122634400 gene encoding tumor protein D54 isoform X3, which produces MSNVPTGEDASLHPAGSLSPSADNAANELQGLTLEEQESQRAVWNAELTKIEEEINTLRHVLASKVRVSQELKRKLGISVWKELTDDVNQGLKNVKESQVYQNVGEKLGQFSKAITDNSLFQKTESVFKSTAEKTTSILGGFGSGISMKLGQMRNSDSFRSLEERVGSAYENVKTKVVPSRSNSTQSFDDALREAEATRRASAAPSATSPTIPEDKLLS
- the LOC122634400 gene encoding uncharacterized protein LOC122634400 isoform X2 translates to MKIEMSETTDKNILSSRSMSQGSRICQEHDYQEDEHCSNENDHDFESLEYEEDAYYSNSTTTPSFDDIDELCDDAEEIFVHCWRDSNGEIDEIVVDDVNFSIEAEHLKAEEVKKSGVRGFRKKRSVRVIFQDFSKPYLAKIINSQNYKKFLELVKGEDASLHPAGSLSPSADNAANELQGLTLEEQESQRAVWNAELTKIEEEINTLRHVLASKVRVSQELKRKLGISVWKELTDDVNQGLKNVKESQVFQKTESVFKSTAEKTTSILGGFGSGISMKLGQMRNSDSFRSLEERVGSAYENVKTKVVPSRSNSTQSFDDALREAEATRRASAAPSATSPTIPEDKLLS
- the LOC122634400 gene encoding uncharacterized protein LOC122634400 isoform X1, which encodes MKIEMSETTDKNILSSRSMSQGSRICQEHDYQEDEHCSNENDHDFESLEYEEDAYYSNSTTTPSFDDIDELCDDAEEIFVHCWRDSNGEIDEIVVDDVNFSIEAEHLKAEEVKKSGVRGFRKKRSVRVIFQDFSKPYLAKIINSQNYKKFLELVKGEDASLHPAGSLSPSADNAANELQGLTLEEQESQRAVWNAELTKIEEEINTLRHVLASKVRVSQELKRKLGISVWKELTDDVNQGLKNVKESQVYQNVGEKLGQFSKAITDNSLFQKTESVFKSTAEKTTSILGGFGSGISMKLGQMRNSDSFRSLEERVGSAYENVKTKVVPSRSNSTQSFDDALREAEATRRASAAPSATSPTIPEDKLLS